The following proteins come from a genomic window of Lolium rigidum isolate FL_2022 chromosome 5, APGP_CSIRO_Lrig_0.1, whole genome shotgun sequence:
- the LOC124652291 gene encoding V-type proton ATPase 16 kDa proteolipid subunit, translated as MSSVFSGDETAPFFGFLGAAAALVFSCMGAAYGTAKSGVGVASMGVMRPELVMKSIVPVVMAGVLGIYGLIIAVIISTGINPKAKPYFLFDGYAHLSSGLACGLAGLAAGMAIGIVGDAGVRANAQQPKLFVGMILILIFAEALALYGLIVGIILSSRAGQSRAD; from the exons atgtcgtcggtgttcAGCGGCGATGAGACCGCCCCCTTCTTCGGCTtcctcggcgccgccgccgcgctcgtcTTCTCAT GCATGGGGGCGGCCTACGGGACGGCCAAGAGCGGCGTCGGCGTGGCGTCCATGGGGGTCATGCGCCCGGAGCTCGTCATGAAGTCCATCGTGCCCGTCGTCATGGCTGGTGTGCTCGGTATCTACGGCCTCATTATCGCCGTCATCATCAGTACCGGGATCAACCCCAAGGCCAAGCCATACTTCCTCTTCGACGGATACGCGCACCTCTCTTCTGGGCTCGCGTGTGGCCTCGCGGGGCTTGCTGCTGGCATGGCCATTGGCATCGTTGGTGATGCTGGAGTCAG GGCGAATGCGCAGCAGCCGAAGCTGTTTGTTGGCATGATCCTCATTCTCATCTTCGCTGAGGCGCTTGCTCTCTACGGCCTCATTGTCGGCATCATCCTGTCATCCCGAGCTGGCCAATCCCGCGCCGATTAG
- the LOC124653001 gene encoding uncharacterized protein LOC124653001 isoform X2 — translation MAGGGVVGGKEDSARETQLYILALPTAALPAVVISRLDAAVPRKARTCLPRAVPSAWWSGRISFLPPPPSPAQDPAKEEEGRRFPRPQRVRVAPSLDLDAAEVGGGGEKPAKRLRKCLHCGKKEMRRGTLCSACSQTGALPECRPAASTILDSPLVNPIWEPEVPGAIYLVRKSAAERRPHTHRAEAAPAPAPRPVTRCLHCGSSELPLWIEGPTGRREVCAACGMRYKKGRLLPDCPPAARPIINSPPESRIWEPEVPPPSVYLPKKSAAPSWRLPKKISKKKKKHKGPAPWPKDKGKTCLHCGTSETPQWREGPKGRGTLCNACGVRYKQGGLLPEYRPAASPTFLPSKHANMRRKVLQLHRNRQDMSPPAPVDSFMNLPPIRDDRQANTAGHAVEDPASAPGCTDKPIDVPSSLDSLLLDGPSAPLIVESDDFLIS, via the coding sequence ATGGCCGGAGGCGGCGTCGTCGGCGGGAAGGAGGATAGCGCCAGGGAGACCCAGCTCTACATCCTCGCGCTCCCCACCGCGGCGCTCCCCGCCGTCGTCATCTCCCGCCTGGATGCCGCCGTCCCGCGGAAGGCGCGCACCTGCCTGCCCCGCGCCGTCCCGTCGGCCTGGTGGTCGGGCAGGATCTccttcctcccgccgccgccgtcgccggctcAGGACCCGGCCAAGGAAGAGGAGGGGAGAAGGTTCCCCCGCCCCCAGCGCGTGCGGGTCGCTCCGTCGCTGGATCTCGACGCCGCCGAGGTGGGCGGGGGCGGGGAGAAGCCGGCCAAGAGATTGAGGAAGTGTCTGCACTGTGGGAAGAAGGAGATGAGGCGGGGCACCCTCTGCAGCGCCTGCAGTCAGACCGGGGCGCTGCCGGAGTGCCGTCCGGCTGCGAGCACAATCCTGGATTCGCCGCTGGTGAACCCGATCTGGGAACCCGAGGTGCCGGGTGCCATCTACCTGGTCAGGAAGTCAGCGGCGGAGAGGAGGCCTCACACTCACAGGGCAGAAGCCGCACCAGCACCTGCACCACGGCCAGTTACGAGGTGCTTGCACTGCGGCTCATCGGAGCTACCATTGTGGATAGAAGGGCCGACGGGGCGGAGGGAAGTCTGCGCGGCCTGCGGCatgcggtacaagaaggggagacTGCTGCCGGACTGTCCTCCAGCAGCGCGGCCGATCATCAATTCCCCGCCGGAGAGTCGGATCTGGGAGCCTGAGGTGCCACCTCCATCTGTGTACCTGCCCAAAAAGAGTGCTGCTCCCTCTTGGCGCCtgcccaaaaagatttccaagaagaagaagaagcacaagGGGCCGGCGCCATGGCCGAAAGACAAGGGGAAGACATGCCTGCACTGTGGGACGTCCGAGACTCCGCAGTGGAGGGAGGGGCCAAAGGGGAGGGGCACGCTGTGCAACGCGTGCGGCGTGCGGTACAAGCAGGGTGGGCTGCTGCCGGAGTACCGGCCTGCGGCGAGCCCCACCTTCCTGCCATCGAAGCATGCCAATATGCGCCGCAAGGTGCTCCAATTGCATCGGAACCGGCAAGACATGTCACCGCCGGCTCCTGTCGACAGCTTTATGAACCTGCCTCCTATCCGCGACGACCGCCAAGCCAACACGGCAGGTCACGCCGTCGAGGACCCAGCATCCGCACCGGGCTGCACCGACAAGCCAATCGATGTGCCAAGCTCATTGGACTCGCTATTGCTTGATGGACCATCGGCACCGCTCATTGTAGAGAGCGACGACTTCTTGATTAGCTAG
- the LOC124653001 gene encoding uncharacterized protein LOC124653001 isoform X1, with protein MATAEEGNGGEPPGLGRRRRPRFRPTDMAGGGVVGGKEDSARETQLYILALPTAALPAVVISRLDAAVPRKARTCLPRAVPSAWWSGRISFLPPPPSPAQDPAKEEEGRRFPRPQRVRVAPSLDLDAAEVGGGGEKPAKRLRKCLHCGKKEMRRGTLCSACSQTGALPECRPAASTILDSPLVNPIWEPEVPGAIYLVRKSAAERRPHTHRAEAAPAPAPRPVTRCLHCGSSELPLWIEGPTGRREVCAACGMRYKKGRLLPDCPPAARPIINSPPESRIWEPEVPPPSVYLPKKSAAPSWRLPKKISKKKKKHKGPAPWPKDKGKTCLHCGTSETPQWREGPKGRGTLCNACGVRYKQGGLLPEYRPAASPTFLPSKHANMRRKVLQLHRNRQDMSPPAPVDSFMNLPPIRDDRQANTAGHAVEDPASAPGCTDKPIDVPSSLDSLLLDGPSAPLIVESDDFLIS; from the coding sequence CCACCAGGATTAGGGAGGCGGAGGCGTCCAAGATTCCGTCCAACTGACATGGCCGGAGGCGGCGTCGTCGGCGGGAAGGAGGATAGCGCCAGGGAGACCCAGCTCTACATCCTCGCGCTCCCCACCGCGGCGCTCCCCGCCGTCGTCATCTCCCGCCTGGATGCCGCCGTCCCGCGGAAGGCGCGCACCTGCCTGCCCCGCGCCGTCCCGTCGGCCTGGTGGTCGGGCAGGATCTccttcctcccgccgccgccgtcgccggctcAGGACCCGGCCAAGGAAGAGGAGGGGAGAAGGTTCCCCCGCCCCCAGCGCGTGCGGGTCGCTCCGTCGCTGGATCTCGACGCCGCCGAGGTGGGCGGGGGCGGGGAGAAGCCGGCCAAGAGATTGAGGAAGTGTCTGCACTGTGGGAAGAAGGAGATGAGGCGGGGCACCCTCTGCAGCGCCTGCAGTCAGACCGGGGCGCTGCCGGAGTGCCGTCCGGCTGCGAGCACAATCCTGGATTCGCCGCTGGTGAACCCGATCTGGGAACCCGAGGTGCCGGGTGCCATCTACCTGGTCAGGAAGTCAGCGGCGGAGAGGAGGCCTCACACTCACAGGGCAGAAGCCGCACCAGCACCTGCACCACGGCCAGTTACGAGGTGCTTGCACTGCGGCTCATCGGAGCTACCATTGTGGATAGAAGGGCCGACGGGGCGGAGGGAAGTCTGCGCGGCCTGCGGCatgcggtacaagaaggggagacTGCTGCCGGACTGTCCTCCAGCAGCGCGGCCGATCATCAATTCCCCGCCGGAGAGTCGGATCTGGGAGCCTGAGGTGCCACCTCCATCTGTGTACCTGCCCAAAAAGAGTGCTGCTCCCTCTTGGCGCCtgcccaaaaagatttccaagaagaagaagaagcacaagGGGCCGGCGCCATGGCCGAAAGACAAGGGGAAGACATGCCTGCACTGTGGGACGTCCGAGACTCCGCAGTGGAGGGAGGGGCCAAAGGGGAGGGGCACGCTGTGCAACGCGTGCGGCGTGCGGTACAAGCAGGGTGGGCTGCTGCCGGAGTACCGGCCTGCGGCGAGCCCCACCTTCCTGCCATCGAAGCATGCCAATATGCGCCGCAAGGTGCTCCAATTGCATCGGAACCGGCAAGACATGTCACCGCCGGCTCCTGTCGACAGCTTTATGAACCTGCCTCCTATCCGCGACGACCGCCAAGCCAACACGGCAGGTCACGCCGTCGAGGACCCAGCATCCGCACCGGGCTGCACCGACAAGCCAATCGATGTGCCAAGCTCATTGGACTCGCTATTGCTTGATGGACCATCGGCACCGCTCATTGTAGAGAGCGACGACTTCTTGATTAGCTAG